One Corynebacterium aurimucosum genomic window, GTGCGCGAGAGCAGCGAGAAGACCAAGGGCAAGGTCATCATCTTAGGCTCCGGCCCGAACCGTATTGGCCAGGGCATCGAGTTTGATTACTCCTGCGTGCACGCCGCCCTGGAGCTTTCCCGTGAGGGCTACGAGACGGTCATGGTTAACTGCAACCCGGAGACGGTGTCGACTGACTATGACACCGCCGACCGTCTCTACTTCGAGCCGCTGACCTTCGAGGATGTCATGGAGGTTTACTACGCGGAGGCCGCTTGTGGTGAAGTTGCCGGCGTCATCGTTCAGCTGGGTGGCCAAACCCCGCTGGGCCTGGCTGAGCGCCTAACGGCTGCCGGCGTTCCGGTCGTGGGAACCTCGGCCGCTGCCATCGACTTGGCCGAGGACCGCGGTGAATTCGGCAAGGTGCTTGCCGAAGCCGAGCTGCCTGCACCGGCCTTCGGCACCGCTACCTCCTTTGAGGAGGCCCGCCAGGTCGCTTCGAATATCGGCTATCCGGTGCTGGTCCGCCCGTCCTACGTGCTGGGTGGCCGCGGCATGGAGATCGTCTACGACGAGGATTCGCTGCGCGATTACATCGAGCGCGCTACCGAGATCACCTCGGATCACCCAGTCTTGGTCGACCGTTTCCTAGATAACGCCATTGAGATCGACGTCGACGCGCTGTGTGACGGCGAGGAGGTCTACCTCGGCGGAGTCATGGAGCACATCGAGGAAGCAGGTATCCACTCCGGTGACTCCTCCTGTGCGCTGCCACCGATGACGCTGGGGCCGGAGGATATTGAGAAGGTGCGGGAGTCGACGCGTCGCCTAGCGCACGGCATCGGCGTCAAGGGCCTGATGAACGTTCAGTACGCCCTGAAGGATGACACTCTCTATGTCATCGAGGCCAACCCGCGTGCCTCCCGTACCGTGCCCTTCGTCTCCAAGGCCACCGGCGTGCCGCTGGCTAAGGCTGCCGCACGCGTCATGCTGGGTGCGTCCATTGCGGAGCTGCGCGAGGAAGGCATCATTCCGTCCACTTACGACGGTGGTTCCCTGCCGCTGGAGCACCCGATTGCGGTCAAGGAAGCCGTGCTGCCGTTTAACCGCTTCCGTCGCCCCGACGGCCAGCTGCTGGATACCTTGCTTTCTCCAGAGATGAAGTCCACCGGCGAGGTGATGGGCTTGGCTGATAACTTCGGTGCCGCCTATGCCAAGGGTGAGATGGCCGCCTTCGGTGAGCTGCCCACCGAGGGCACCGTGTTCGTCTCCGTGGCCAACCGCGATAAGCGCACCCTTATCTTCCCGATTCAGCGCCTGGCCTACATGGGCTACACCATCGTGGCCACTGCCGGTACCGCGCAGATGTTGCGCCGCAACGGCGTCGAGTGCGAGGTGGCCCGGAAGGTCTCGGAAGCTGGGGAGGGTGAGGAGTCCATCGTGGACCAGATCCTCGGCGGCAAGGTCGACCTCATCCTCAACACCCCGGCAGGCTCCGCCGGCGCCCGTCACGATGGCTATGACATCCGCGCCGCTGCGGTATCCGTGGGTGTTCCACTGGTGACCACCGTCCAAGGCGTGACCGCAGCCGTGCAGGGCATCGAAGCCCTGCGCCGCGGAGACCTCAAGGTACGCGCGCTGCAGGAGCTTAAGCATGACCCAGCCAACTAGGAAGACGCCGTCTTTCGGCGAGCGCCTCGTGGCAGCCGGTGCGGAGCGCGGGCGCCTGTGCGTGGGCATCGACCCCCACCCGCACTTGCTGGAGGCCTGGGGCCTGTCGGTTGATGTGGATGGTCTGCGCACGTTTACGCTGCGCTGTGTAGAGGCTTTCGCGGAGACCGCGGCGGTGGTGAAGCCGCAGGTGGCCTTCTTTGAGCGTTTCGGCTCTCGCGGTTTCGCTGTACTCGAGGAGGCCCTGGCGGGCCTTCGAGAGCAGGGCTGTTTGAGCCTAGCGGACGCGAAGCGCGGTGACATCGGTTCTACCATGGCGGGCTACGCACAGGCCTGGCTGGGGGAGGACTCGCCGCTGCGGTCCGATGCTGTGACGGTCTCGCCCTACCTTGGTGTGGGCGCTTTGAGCCCAGTCTTCGACCTAGCGGAGGACACTGGACGAGGGGTCTTTGTCCTTGCGGCGACCTCCAACCCGGAGGCCGTGGCGTTGCAGTCGTTGAGCGTCGACGGCCGCAGCGTGGCGCAACGAGTCGTCGATGAGCTTGCGCAGCGCAATGCGTCTGCGGCTGGGCCAGACAACACCGTGGGTGCTCTCGGCGTGGTCGTGGGCGCGACGTTGGAGGCTCCGCCTGCATTAGACCAATTAAACGGTCCAGTGCTGCTTCCGGGAGTCGGCGCCCAGGGCGCAACGCCCGCGGATGTAAGGCAACTCACCGCAGCGGCACCTAAACTGGGCTTTGCTAACGTCTCCAGGGCTATTCTTTCGCAGGGGCCTAATGCCTCTGAACTGCGGAAAGCCGTAGTGGATACGGCGGCGGAGTTCCGGGACTAATACTCAGACCAGGTAGCGGCGTGCTGGATTAACAGGAGCGCCGTTTACCTGGTATTTTGTTTAAGGCATGTGCGTTGACGTGCAGGAACCTTTAAGTGAAAGGGGCCGCGTTGCGTCACCGCGTACAGACCAGTGCTAGGATTGCCAGAAGTCGGTTCGTGGAGGTAGCAAAAGCTATCCCGCGCTGGGGAAATCTTCCCACCGTGAGCCGAGATTCTGGTGCTAGCCATCAGATGACAATGTTCGTACTAATGAAATCGGAGGAAACCCGTGGCCCTTCCCAAGTTGACAGATGAGCAGCGCAAAGAAGCTCTCGCAAAGGCCGCTGAGGCCCGCAAGGCTCGCGCTGAGCTCAAGGCGGCGTTGAAGCGCGGCGAGACCAACCTGCAGGAAGTTCTGGAGAAGGCCGAGACCGACGAGATCATCGGCAAGACCAAGGTCTCCGCTCTCCTCGAGGCTCTGCCGAAGGTTGGCAAGGTCAAGGCCAAGGAAATCATGGAGGACCTGGAGATTGCTCAGACCCGTCGCCTGCGCGGCCTGGGTGACCGTCAGCGCCGCGCCCTGCTCGAGCGTTTCGGCTACGGCGAGTAATTAGCACAATGGCTGACGAAACTGCACGCGGGCGCCTGGTCGTTCTGGCCGGGCCGTCCGCTGTGGGTAAGTCCACTGTGGTTTCGCGCCTGCGTGATGATGTTGACAACCTCTACTTCAGCGTCTCAATGACGACGCGCCAACCCCGCCCCGGCGAGACTGATGGGGTGGATTACTTCTTTGTCTCCCCGGAGGCTTTCCAAGAACACATTGACGCCGGTGACATGCTCGAATGGGCTGAGATCCACGGTGGTTTGCAGCGCTCCGGGACGCCGGCTCAGCCGGTGCAGGAAGCGATGGTGGCCGGCCGTCCGGTGTTGGTGGAGGTTGATCTTGCAGGCGCCCGCAACGTGAAGGCGGCGATGCCGGAGGCGGAAACCGTGTTTCTCGCCCCACCGTCCTGGGAAGTTCTGGTTGAGCGCCTAACTGGGCGCGGGACCGAACCGCAGGATGTCATTGACCGCAGACTGCATACTGCAGAGACGGAACTTGCCGCGCAAAAGGAATTCGACCACATCGTTGTGAATGAAGATCTCGATGAGGCCGTTGCTGCAATTAGTGCTATCCTGCGTGGATAGACCACGATTTTGACCATCTACCAACAGTAAAGGTGCATGTGACCAACGTGACCACACCTGCCAATTCTGAGGCCGTGAAGCCGGAGCCAGTATTCGATCCGCCGACGGGTATTACCGATCCGCCGATTGATGAACTGCTGGGCAAGGTCTCGTCCAAGTACGCTCTGGTGATTTTCGCTGCGAAGCGCGCACGCCAGATCAACAGCTATTACCAGGAACAGGATGAAGGCGTCTTCGAGTTCGTCGGACCACTGGTAACCCCGGAACCGGGTGAGAAGCCGCTGTCCATCGCCCTCCGCGAGATTGACGCTGGCCTGCTGGACCACGAGGAAGGCAACTAGCCTGCTCATCGTGAAGTCAAAAAGGCAGCTTCTTAAAGTGCCTTAGCGCCATTCTGAATCTAAACCCACCCAAGTGTCTCTCTAGGCGCTTCGGTGGGTTTGCTGTGTCTTGGGTACTATCGGCCGAGTGAAGGACGTACAGAAAACCCCAGATAGTTCAGAGTTGAGACCTGCGTCGACCAAGCCCGCAGGGGGCCGCCGAATCCTTATCGGCGTGGCAGGCGGCATTGCTGCCTATAAGGCGTGTCACCTTATTCGGGATTTTAAAGAACAGGGCGATGATGTCCGCGTCGTTCCCACGGAGGCCGCATTGAACTTCGTTGGGGCGGCCACCTTCGAAGCTTTGTCAGGACACCCGGTCTCCACAACCGTCTTTGATGCCGTGGATGAGGTCCAACACGTTTCCTTGGGGCAGCAGGCTGATGCAGTCGTCATCGCTCCTGCCACCGCGGATCTTATCGCCCGGTTGGCCTGTGGCCGCGCCGATGATCTTTTGAGCGCTTCCGTGCTGGTTGCTACGTGCCCCGTCATCATTGCCCCCGCCATGCACACGGAGATGTGGCTGAACCCGGCAACCCAGGACAATGTGGCAACGCTCCGCCGGCGCGGTATCACCGTGATGGAGCCGGCGCATGGCCGACTCACCGGCACCGATACGGGTGCTGGCCGCCTGCCGGATCCAGAGCAGATAGCGGAGTTTGCTCGTACGATTATCGCGGGGCATCGCGTGAAGCATGATTGGCAGGGCCGGAAGGTTGTGATCTCTGCCGGAGGTACCCAAGAGAACCTCGATCCAGTGCGGTACCTTGGCAACCGTTCTTCTGGACGCCAGGGTTTTGCCTTGGCGGAGATCGCTGCGCAACGCGGGGCGGATGTCACTATTGTTGCTGGAAACACTGAAGCGCTTCCCATCCCTGCAGGCGCTTCCGTGGTGCGCGTGACATCGACGCGGGATATGCAGGAGGCGATGAATAGCGAAGCTGCCGATGCCGACATCATTATCATGGCCGCGGCTGTTGCCGACTACCGTCCCGCGTCCGTGGCGGATTCGAAGATGAAGAAGGGCGCAGCAGACGAGGACTTGGCCAGCCTTGAGCTCGTGGAGAACCCGGACATACTCAAGGGTCTGGTGCAGCGGCGTGAGAATGGTGAAGTTAAGCGCGAGGCAATCATCGTTGGCTTTGCTGCGGAGACTGGTGATGAGACTACTAGCGTGCTCGAGTATGCCCACCAGAAGTTTGTGAAGAAGGGCTGCGATGTGCTCATGGCTAATGAGGTCGGAGAGGGCAAGGTCTTTGGCCAAGCCACGAGTGCCGGGTGGATCCTTCGTCGCTCTTCCGACCCAGTGGTGGTTGCCCCGGGCTCAAAGCAAGTTGTGGCCGCACAGATTCTTGATGTGGTGAATGAAATGTTGGAAAAGTAGCGCTCGTTCTTGCAGTTGTAGACCGCTTGGTCTACGATGGGGCGGTGTTAACAGCCGAGGCGTGGGTGAGGCGAAGTCCTGCCCACGGCGCGCGGAATTAGTTTAAGGAAGATTTGTGACTGATAAAGCTGCTCAGGCGGTGCGCCTTTTTACTAGCGAATCCGTGACAGAAGGTCATCCGGATAAGATTTGTGACGCGATCTCAGACGCCATTCTTGACGCCCTCCTGGAGGAAGATCCTGACGCCCACGTCGCTGTGGAGACTCTCGTGACGACGGGCCAAGTCCACGTCGTGGGCGAGGTGCGCACCTCCGGTTATGTTGAAATCCCGCAGATCGTCCGCAAGACCCTTGTAGAGATCGGTTTTACCTCTTCCGATGTGGGCTTTGATGGCCACACCTGTGGCGTCAACGTGGCCATTGGTGAACAGTCCCAGGAGATCGGGGCCGGCGTCGACGCCTCCACAGAGGTGCGTTCGGGGACGTTTGAGGATGATGACCAGTATGGCGCTGGTGATCAGGGCCTCATGTTTGGCTACGCAACGAATGAAACTCCAGAGTTTATGCCGCTGCCGATTTCGACGGCCCACCACCTTTCGCGCCGTCTTACCCACGTCCGCAAGGAAGGTATCGTGCCTTCGCTCCGTCCCGACGGAAAGACTCAGGTCACCTTCGCTTACGACGAAAATGATGTGCCGACGCGCTTGGAGACGGTCGTGATCTCCACGCAGCATGATCCGGATGTGACCCAGGAGTGGTTGGCCGAGCAACTTCGCACCCATGTCGTTGAGTGGGTCGTGAACGATGCTGACTTGGGCCAGTACTACACCGAAGATACTGAGCTTCTCATCAACCCATCCGGCTCCTTCATTCTGGGCGGGCCCATGGGTGATGCGGGCTTGACCGGCCGCAAGATCATCGTGGACACCTACGGTGGCATGGCCCGCCACGGTGGCGGTGCGTTCTCCGGTAAGGACCCAAGCAAGGTGGACCGTTCCGCGGCTTATGCTATGCGCTGGGTGGCTAAGAATATCGTGGCCGCTGGCCTGGCTGACCGTGCCGAGGTGCAGGTTGCCTACGCCATTGGACGTGCAAAGCCGGTCGGTCTGTATGTGGAGACCTTCGGCACTGCCCACGAGGGCTTGAGCGACGCTGACATTCAGGCAGCGGTGAATAAGGTCTTCGACCTGCGCCCGGCCGCGATTATTCGCGAGCTCGACCTGCAGCGTCCAATCTATCGTCAGACTGCAGCCTATGGACACTTCGGGCGTACCGATGTCGATCTGCCGTGGGAGGACACCTCGCGAGCCGACGGCCTGCGTCGCGCCGCCGGCCTGTAGAATCGGGCCCTATGCCCAAGAAGACACCCGCCGCCCAACAACCGGTCGCGCGGGTGTTGCCTTTGTTAGGGGTGGCCCACTTGGACCGAGAATTCGACTACCTCATTGATGAATCGGATTCACAGGCTGCT contains:
- the pyrF gene encoding orotidine-5'-phosphate decarboxylase; this encodes MTQPTRKTPSFGERLVAAGAERGRLCVGIDPHPHLLEAWGLSVDVDGLRTFTLRCVEAFAETAAVVKPQVAFFERFGSRGFAVLEEALAGLREQGCLSLADAKRGDIGSTMAGYAQAWLGEDSPLRSDAVTVSPYLGVGALSPVFDLAEDTGRGVFVLAATSNPEAVALQSLSVDGRSVAQRVVDELAQRNASAAGPDNTVGALGVVVGATLEAPPALDQLNGPVLLPGVGAQGATPADVRQLTAAAPKLGFANVSRAILSQGPNASELRKAVVDTAAEFRD
- the mihF gene encoding integration host factor, actinobacterial type, with translation MALPKLTDEQRKEALAKAAEARKARAELKAALKRGETNLQEVLEKAETDEIIGKTKVSALLEALPKVGKVKAKEIMEDLEIAQTRRLRGLGDRQRRALLERFGYGE
- the gmk gene encoding guanylate kinase; the protein is MADETARGRLVVLAGPSAVGKSTVVSRLRDDVDNLYFSVSMTTRQPRPGETDGVDYFFVSPEAFQEHIDAGDMLEWAEIHGGLQRSGTPAQPVQEAMVAGRPVLVEVDLAGARNVKAAMPEAETVFLAPPSWEVLVERLTGRGTEPQDVIDRRLHTAETELAAQKEFDHIVVNEDLDEAVAAISAILRG
- the rpoZ gene encoding DNA-directed RNA polymerase subunit omega, producing MTNVTTPANSEAVKPEPVFDPPTGITDPPIDELLGKVSSKYALVIFAAKRARQINSYYQEQDEGVFEFVGPLVTPEPGEKPLSIALREIDAGLLDHEEGN
- the coaBC gene encoding bifunctional phosphopantothenoylcysteine decarboxylase/phosphopantothenate--cysteine ligase CoaBC; this translates as MRPASTKPAGGRRILIGVAGGIAAYKACHLIRDFKEQGDDVRVVPTEAALNFVGAATFEALSGHPVSTTVFDAVDEVQHVSLGQQADAVVIAPATADLIARLACGRADDLLSASVLVATCPVIIAPAMHTEMWLNPATQDNVATLRRRGITVMEPAHGRLTGTDTGAGRLPDPEQIAEFARTIIAGHRVKHDWQGRKVVISAGGTQENLDPVRYLGNRSSGRQGFALAEIAAQRGADVTIVAGNTEALPIPAGASVVRVTSTRDMQEAMNSEAADADIIIMAAAVADYRPASVADSKMKKGAADEDLASLELVENPDILKGLVQRRENGEVKREAIIVGFAAETGDETTSVLEYAHQKFVKKGCDVLMANEVGEGKVFGQATSAGWILRRSSDPVVVAPGSKQVVAAQILDVVNEMLEK
- the metK gene encoding methionine adenosyltransferase codes for the protein MTDKAAQAVRLFTSESVTEGHPDKICDAISDAILDALLEEDPDAHVAVETLVTTGQVHVVGEVRTSGYVEIPQIVRKTLVEIGFTSSDVGFDGHTCGVNVAIGEQSQEIGAGVDASTEVRSGTFEDDDQYGAGDQGLMFGYATNETPEFMPLPISTAHHLSRRLTHVRKEGIVPSLRPDGKTQVTFAYDENDVPTRLETVVISTQHDPDVTQEWLAEQLRTHVVEWVVNDADLGQYYTEDTELLINPSGSFILGGPMGDAGLTGRKIIVDTYGGMARHGGGAFSGKDPSKVDRSAAYAMRWVAKNIVAAGLADRAEVQVAYAIGRAKPVGLYVETFGTAHEGLSDADIQAAVNKVFDLRPAAIIRELDLQRPIYRQTAAYGHFGRTDVDLPWEDTSRADGLRRAAGL